One Leisingera sp. M658 genomic window carries:
- a CDS encoding ABC transporter permease produces MTTIDPDTLSSEARRARLFTRINKLDAWFQVFGLAWITPVLKAAAGDNPKAQMKEIWRLLAVPVIAIAAFLLLWAAMAPKVQTSLGAVPGPAAVWTEAVNLHRDAQAKDAKKLAHYKKVEARNQRFIDRGQPERVKDIPYTGAPSYYQQIWTSIQTVFFGFLIASAVAIPLGILAGLSPVANSAINPLVQVFKPVSPLAWLPIVTMIVSALYATNDGLFAKSFLVSAITVTLCSLWPTLINTALGVASIDKDLVNVSKVLKMNTWTKITKLVLPSALPLIFTGLRLSLGVGWMVLIAAEMLAQNPGLGKFVWDEFQNGSSQSLAKIIVAVLTIGIIGFLLDRVMYALQSLFTFSNNR; encoded by the coding sequence ATGACCACCATCGACCCCGACACGCTCAGCTCCGAGGCCCGCCGCGCGCGGCTGTTTACCCGGATCAACAAGCTGGACGCCTGGTTTCAGGTTTTTGGCCTGGCCTGGATCACCCCGGTTCTGAAAGCCGCTGCAGGAGACAACCCCAAGGCGCAGATGAAGGAAATCTGGCGCCTGCTGGCGGTTCCCGTCATCGCGATTGCGGCCTTTCTCCTGCTCTGGGCCGCGATGGCCCCCAAAGTACAAACTTCGCTGGGGGCGGTCCCCGGCCCTGCCGCTGTCTGGACTGAAGCCGTGAACCTGCACAGGGATGCGCAGGCCAAAGACGCCAAGAAACTGGCCCACTACAAGAAGGTGGAGGCCCGCAATCAGCGTTTCATCGACCGCGGCCAGCCGGAGCGGGTCAAGGATATCCCCTATACCGGCGCGCCGTCCTACTATCAGCAGATCTGGACCTCGATCCAGACCGTGTTCTTCGGCTTTCTGATCGCCTCTGCTGTGGCGATTCCACTGGGAATCCTGGCTGGTCTGTCGCCGGTGGCCAATTCGGCCATCAACCCCTTGGTGCAGGTCTTCAAGCCGGTATCGCCTTTGGCCTGGCTGCCGATCGTCACCATGATCGTCTCGGCGCTGTACGCCACCAACGACGGGCTGTTTGCCAAGTCGTTCCTGGTCTCCGCCATCACCGTGACGCTGTGTTCGCTGTGGCCAACACTGATCAATACCGCGCTGGGAGTGGCCTCCATCGACAAAGACTTGGTGAATGTCTCCAAGGTTCTGAAAATGAACACCTGGACCAAGATCACCAAGCTGGTGCTGCCCTCGGCCCTGCCGCTGATCTTCACCGGCCTGCGGCTGTCGCTGGGGGTCGGCTGGATGGTGCTGATCGCGGCCGAAATGCTGGCGCAGAACCCCGGGCTTGGCAAATTCGTCTGGGACGAATTCCAGAACGGCTCCTCGCAGTCGCTGGCCAAGATCATCGTCGCAGTGCTGACTATCGGCATCATCGGCTTCCTGCTGGACCGGGTGATGTACGCGCTGCAGTCGCTCTTTACCTTTTCGAACAACAGGTGA